One genomic window of Leptospira paudalimensis includes the following:
- a CDS encoding TolC family protein translates to MKFVWYYLSFGLAFSFVISAQVTKPIQLKDLWQKAVQFNPDYLSVKADYEKAFYENEKSYAGYLPTVNVLASARQSSANFSGSGTVNDPLISGGANSNNTQTQQTNAGESRPTAINRYSVGLSTNQNLFSGFRDKSGIEKTEALLQAAKQTLNDSRLKICFELKSAYSQTLYAKELYQLSLKIKERRIKNRDLVKLRYEVGREHKGSFLLSESFVKQSEYEVSFAERLFQTNWKEIERIIATPVEVSLDVPLMSEPIVEIKISEKEKSNLLDAHPSIMAEQSKVRAAQANIGIAEAGFYPDLNLSATVTRQDDVWLPKPRNYSFGINLTYPLFNGGRDYYNVKIAKSEYEKSIHTRDSKKNLLTFSIEQSYLNFINASEQLLVLTEFYKASDTRATIARAQYSNGLISFENWDIIENDLINREKNLLIGKRDLGLAEATYLRNLGKCFDEN, encoded by the coding sequence GTGAAGTTTGTTTGGTATTATTTATCTTTTGGTTTGGCATTCAGTTTTGTTATTTCAGCGCAGGTCACAAAACCGATCCAACTAAAAGATCTTTGGCAAAAAGCAGTGCAGTTTAATCCCGATTATTTATCGGTAAAGGCAGATTATGAAAAAGCTTTTTATGAAAATGAAAAGAGTTATGCAGGTTATCTTCCCACAGTCAATGTTTTAGCCTCTGCCAGGCAATCATCAGCTAACTTTAGTGGATCTGGAACCGTCAATGACCCTTTGATCAGTGGTGGAGCGAATAGTAATAACACACAAACCCAACAAACAAATGCAGGCGAATCGAGGCCTACTGCAATCAACCGATATTCTGTTGGACTTAGCACAAATCAAAATCTTTTTTCAGGATTTCGCGATAAAAGTGGAATTGAAAAAACAGAAGCATTATTACAAGCAGCAAAACAAACATTAAATGATTCTAGACTAAAAATATGTTTTGAATTAAAGTCTGCTTACTCACAAACATTGTATGCAAAGGAACTTTACCAATTATCCTTAAAAATCAAAGAAAGGCGCATTAAAAATAGAGACTTGGTTAAACTTCGATATGAAGTAGGTAGGGAACACAAAGGAAGTTTTTTGTTGAGTGAATCTTTTGTAAAACAATCTGAATATGAAGTTTCATTTGCAGAAAGGCTATTCCAGACCAATTGGAAAGAAATCGAACGAATCATTGCGACACCAGTTGAAGTATCCTTGGACGTTCCACTCATGTCTGAACCAATAGTCGAAATTAAAATTTCCGAAAAAGAGAAGTCGAATTTACTTGATGCCCATCCTTCTATTATGGCAGAACAATCAAAAGTTCGAGCTGCCCAAGCAAATATAGGAATCGCTGAAGCTGGCTTTTATCCAGACCTCAATCTAAGTGCAACAGTGACAAGACAAGATGATGTTTGGTTACCAAAACCAAGAAATTATAGTTTTGGAATCAATTTGACCTATCCATTGTTTAATGGTGGTAGAGACTATTATAATGTAAAAATTGCAAAATCTGAATATGAAAAATCAATTCACACTAGAGATTCAAAAAAGAATTTACTCACCTTTTCTATAGAGCAATCGTATTTAAATTTTATAAATGCTTCCGAACAACTATTGGTATTAACCGAATTTTATAAGGCTTCCGATACAAGGGCAACAATCGCAAGGGCACAATATTCCAATGGACTGATCAGTTTTGAAAATTGGGATATCATAGAGAATGATCTAATCAATCGGGAAAAAAATTTGTTAATCGGTAAAAGAGATC